A portion of the Krasilnikovia cinnamomea genome contains these proteins:
- a CDS encoding VIT domain-containing protein, whose protein sequence is MTFSVLPLSGAELDRAVRPKIDGGVGILLTERGNLPLDLLDVQAAITGLVAHTVVTTEFVNVHDTALEATYVFPLPDRAAVTGMTMTADGRTIEAELRERAAARQQYDQAVAAGQRASIAEEERPDVFTMRVGNIAPGERVTVRLRLAGPLPYEDGAATFRFPLVVAPRYIPGAPLPGPAVGDGYADDTDAVPDASRITPPVLLPGFPNPLRLSIGIDIDPAGLTLGEVRSSLHTVTGSGGHLEIRPGERADRDFVLRLAYAGATQAAIAVPDADGEQGSYQLTLLPPADAAAGARPKDVVLLLDRSGSMEGWKIVAARRAAARVVDTLTGADRFAVLTFDHQVERVDGLGAGLVEASDRNRFRAVEHLARATARGGTELLAPLDEGLSLLHAADGGRDRVLVLVTDGQVGNEDQILAEVAGLVGATRVHAVGIDRAVNAGFLGRLAALGAGRCELVESEDRLDEAMEHIHRRIGSPVVTDLSISAEGLATTDDTRSPYRLPGLYPGVPLVITGRYTGAATGALTVTGRTRDDGLFTATVPVRRRDEPAVTAQWARARLRDLEDRYAAGEHELEPQIVSTSLRFGVLCRFTAYVAVDARVVAADGAPRRVTQPVELPSGWASPAAGDAVAPMLRLGAAPPVAPAAAPMAPGFAPARGSARAVDAGAGSEANAAAYFDGEADRHFMADAAPPSPPPAMPPPPPSGPARTFAAVPSVMRLPRGHRGGARRQTDALRDILAVEARRLRDAGELPAAERRDLLSDLASRLGVLLAGLSDPAVEPLRALVDRLNSGEDLADRWRAAREVLDAFLAGHGRPARGRRATFWKR, encoded by the coding sequence ATGACCTTCTCCGTCCTGCCGCTGAGCGGGGCCGAGCTCGACCGGGCGGTCCGCCCGAAGATCGACGGTGGCGTGGGCATCCTGCTCACCGAGCGCGGCAACCTTCCGCTGGACCTGCTCGACGTCCAGGCCGCGATCACGGGGCTCGTCGCGCACACCGTGGTGACCACCGAGTTCGTCAACGTGCACGACACCGCCCTGGAGGCCACGTACGTCTTCCCGCTGCCGGACCGGGCCGCGGTCACCGGCATGACCATGACGGCCGACGGCCGCACGATCGAGGCGGAACTGCGCGAACGCGCCGCGGCCCGCCAGCAGTACGACCAGGCCGTCGCGGCCGGGCAGCGCGCCTCGATCGCCGAGGAGGAACGCCCCGACGTCTTCACGATGCGGGTCGGCAACATCGCCCCCGGCGAGCGGGTGACTGTACGGCTGCGGCTGGCCGGGCCGTTGCCGTACGAGGACGGGGCGGCGACCTTCCGGTTCCCGCTCGTGGTGGCGCCGCGCTACATCCCGGGGGCACCGCTGCCCGGCCCCGCCGTGGGCGACGGGTACGCCGACGACACTGACGCGGTCCCGGACGCCTCCCGGATCACCCCGCCGGTGCTGCTGCCCGGCTTCCCCAACCCGCTGCGGTTGTCGATCGGCATCGACATCGACCCGGCCGGGCTCACCCTCGGCGAGGTGCGCTCCAGCCTGCACACCGTCACCGGCAGCGGCGGCCACCTGGAGATCCGGCCCGGCGAGCGCGCCGACCGCGACTTCGTGCTGCGGCTGGCGTACGCGGGCGCCACGCAGGCGGCGATCGCGGTGCCCGACGCGGACGGCGAGCAGGGGTCGTACCAGCTGACCCTGCTGCCTCCGGCGGACGCCGCGGCCGGTGCCCGGCCCAAGGACGTGGTGCTGCTGCTGGACCGCTCCGGCAGCATGGAGGGCTGGAAGATCGTCGCCGCCCGACGCGCCGCCGCGCGGGTGGTGGACACGCTGACCGGCGCGGACCGGTTCGCGGTGCTGACCTTCGACCACCAGGTGGAGCGCGTCGACGGACTCGGCGCCGGGCTGGTCGAGGCCAGCGACCGGAATCGGTTCCGCGCGGTGGAACATCTGGCCCGGGCGACCGCCCGCGGCGGCACCGAGCTGCTGGCCCCGCTGGACGAGGGGCTCAGCCTGCTGCACGCGGCGGACGGGGGCCGCGACCGGGTGCTCGTGCTGGTCACCGACGGCCAGGTCGGCAACGAGGACCAGATCCTCGCGGAGGTCGCGGGCCTGGTGGGGGCCACCCGCGTGCACGCGGTGGGGATCGACCGGGCGGTCAACGCGGGCTTCCTCGGACGCCTGGCCGCGCTCGGTGCGGGCCGGTGCGAGCTGGTCGAGAGCGAGGACCGCCTGGACGAGGCGATGGAGCACATCCACCGCCGGATCGGCTCGCCCGTGGTGACCGACCTGAGCATCAGCGCCGAGGGCCTGGCGACCACGGACGACACCCGCAGCCCGTACCGGCTGCCGGGCCTCTACCCCGGGGTGCCCCTGGTGATCACCGGCCGGTACACCGGCGCGGCCACCGGAGCGCTGACGGTCACCGGGCGCACCCGCGACGACGGCCTGTTCACGGCCACGGTGCCGGTGCGGCGCCGCGACGAGCCCGCCGTGACCGCGCAGTGGGCCCGGGCCCGGCTGCGCGACCTGGAGGACCGGTACGCCGCCGGCGAGCACGAGCTGGAGCCGCAGATCGTGTCGACCTCGCTGCGCTTCGGCGTGCTGTGCCGGTTCACCGCGTACGTGGCGGTGGACGCCCGGGTGGTGGCCGCCGACGGCGCGCCGCGGCGGGTCACGCAGCCGGTCGAGTTGCCGTCCGGGTGGGCGTCACCCGCGGCCGGCGACGCGGTGGCGCCGATGCTGCGCCTTGGCGCCGCGCCGCCCGTCGCGCCCGCCGCGGCGCCGATGGCACCGGGGTTCGCCCCCGCCCGGGGCTCGGCGCGGGCGGTCGACGCGGGAGCGGGTTCCGAGGCCAACGCGGCAGCGTACTTCGACGGCGAGGCGGATCGGCACTTCATGGCCGATGCGGCACCGCCGTCGCCTCCGCCGGCAATGCCGCCGCCTCCGCCGTCGGGTCCGGCGCGGACTTTCGCGGCCGTGCCGTCGGTGATGCGGCTGCCCCGCGGCCACCGCGGCGGCGCCCGGCGCCAGACCGACGCGCTGCGCGACATCCTCGCCGTGGAGGCCCGCCGGCTGCGCGATGCCGGGGAACTGCCCGCGGCCGAGCGCCGGGACCTGCTCTCGGACCTGGCCAGCCGGCTCGGGGTGCTGCTGGCCGGGCTCAGCGACCCGGCGGTGGAACCGCTGCGGGCACTGGTGGACCGGCTGAACTCGGGCGAGGACCTCGCCGACCGGTGGCGCGCGGCCCGGGAGGTCCTGGACGCGTTCCTCGCCGGGCACGGCCGGCCCGCACGGGGGCGCCGGGCGACGTTCTGGAAGCGCTGA
- the pflB gene encoding formate C-acetyltransferase, whose translation MQAESHDAWRGFDGQSWRPSIDVAGFIRDNVTPYTGGAEFLAGPTERTRQIWTTLQQMFVEERQRGIFDVDTHTPSTITAHAPGYLDRDNELIVGLQTSAPLRRAIMPAGGLRMVEGGLKAYGYEIDPTVKKIFSTYRKTHNDGVFDAYPADVLAARRSHIITGLPDAYGRGRIIGDYRRIALYGVDTLIAERRAIKAADDRLSSEDVIREREELAEQIRALGELKEMASAYGFDLSGPATTAREAIQWLYFGYLAATKEQNGAAMSLGRTSTFIDIYLQRDLAEGTLDETAAQELIDDFVIKLRIVRFLRTPEYDELFSGDPTWVTEAIGGIGTDGRPLVTRTSFRYLQTLYNLGPAPEPNLTVLWSPQLPEGFKRFCSQVSLDTSSIQYENDDLLRPAYSDDTAIACCVSAMRVGKDMQFFGARANLAKALLYAINGGRDELTGAQVAPPSPPLESDVLDYDEVMAAYDKTLDWLVETYVDALNVIHYMHDKYAYERIEMALHDHPVHRFLATGIAGLSVATDSLSAIKHAQVKVLRDAEGHAVDYQVDGEYPTFGNNDDRVDSIAVDLVERFMDKVRRQPTYRGAEPSLSVLTITSNVVYGKHTGNTPDGRRAGEPFAPGANPMNGRDKHGLIAAALSVAKLPYRSARDGISLTATVTPDGLGHTREERIDNLVGVLDGYTDAGGFHLNVNVLDRATLEDAMVHPENYPQLTIRVSGYAVNFVRLTAEQQRDVISRTFHGAL comes from the coding sequence ATGCAGGCTGAATCGCACGATGCCTGGCGGGGGTTCGACGGCCAGAGCTGGCGTCCGTCGATCGACGTCGCCGGATTCATCCGAGACAACGTGACGCCGTACACCGGCGGGGCGGAGTTCCTGGCCGGCCCCACCGAGCGCACCCGCCAGATCTGGACGACGTTGCAGCAGATGTTCGTGGAGGAGCGCCAGCGCGGGATCTTCGACGTCGACACGCACACCCCGTCGACCATCACCGCGCACGCCCCGGGATACCTGGACCGCGACAACGAGCTGATCGTGGGCTTGCAGACCAGCGCCCCGCTGCGCCGGGCGATCATGCCCGCCGGAGGGCTGCGCATGGTCGAGGGCGGGCTGAAGGCGTACGGCTACGAGATCGACCCGACCGTGAAGAAGATCTTCTCCACGTACCGCAAGACCCACAACGACGGCGTCTTCGACGCGTACCCGGCCGACGTGCTGGCCGCCCGCCGCTCGCACATCATCACCGGCCTGCCCGACGCGTACGGCCGCGGCCGCATCATCGGCGACTACCGCCGCATCGCCCTGTACGGCGTCGACACCCTGATCGCCGAACGCCGCGCGATCAAGGCCGCCGACGACCGCCTCTCCAGCGAGGACGTGATCCGCGAACGGGAGGAGCTGGCGGAACAGATCCGCGCCCTGGGCGAGCTGAAGGAGATGGCCTCGGCGTACGGATTCGACCTGTCCGGCCCCGCCACCACCGCCCGCGAGGCGATCCAGTGGCTGTACTTCGGCTACCTGGCCGCCACCAAGGAGCAGAACGGCGCGGCCATGTCGCTGGGCCGCACCTCCACCTTCATCGACATCTACCTGCAGCGCGACCTCGCCGAGGGCACCCTGGACGAGACCGCCGCCCAGGAGCTGATCGACGACTTCGTGATCAAGCTGCGGATCGTCCGGTTCCTGCGCACACCCGAGTACGACGAACTGTTCTCCGGCGACCCCACCTGGGTCACCGAGGCGATCGGCGGCATCGGCACCGACGGGCGCCCGCTGGTCACCCGGACCAGCTTCCGCTACCTGCAGACGCTCTACAACCTCGGGCCCGCCCCGGAACCCAACCTGACCGTGCTGTGGTCGCCGCAGCTGCCCGAGGGGTTCAAGAGGTTCTGCTCGCAGGTGTCGCTGGACACCAGCTCGATCCAGTACGAGAACGACGACCTGCTGCGGCCCGCGTACAGCGACGACACCGCGATCGCCTGCTGCGTGTCGGCGATGCGGGTCGGCAAGGACATGCAGTTCTTCGGGGCCCGGGCCAACCTCGCCAAGGCGCTGCTGTACGCGATCAACGGCGGCCGCGACGAGCTGACCGGGGCGCAGGTGGCCCCGCCGAGCCCGCCGCTGGAAAGCGACGTGCTGGACTACGACGAGGTGATGGCGGCCTACGACAAGACCCTCGACTGGCTGGTCGAGACGTACGTCGACGCGCTCAACGTGATCCACTACATGCACGACAAGTACGCGTACGAGCGGATCGAGATGGCCCTGCACGACCACCCGGTGCACCGGTTCCTGGCCACCGGCATCGCGGGCCTGTCGGTCGCCACGGACAGCCTGTCCGCGATCAAGCACGCCCAGGTCAAGGTGCTGCGCGACGCGGAGGGCCACGCGGTCGACTACCAGGTGGACGGCGAGTACCCGACGTTCGGCAACAACGACGACCGGGTCGACTCGATCGCGGTGGACCTCGTGGAACGGTTCATGGACAAGGTGCGCCGCCAGCCCACGTACCGGGGTGCCGAGCCCAGCCTGTCCGTGCTCACCATCACCTCCAACGTGGTGTACGGCAAGCACACCGGCAACACCCCGGACGGCCGGCGCGCCGGGGAGCCGTTCGCGCCGGGCGCCAACCCGATGAACGGGCGCGACAAGCACGGCCTGATCGCCGCCGCGCTGAGCGTGGCGAAGCTGCCGTACCGCAGCGCCCGCGACGGCATCTCGCTGACCGCGACCGTGACCCCGGACGGGTTGGGCCACACCCGCGAAGAGCGGATCGACAACCTGGTCGGGGTGCTCGACGGCTACACCGACGCGGGCGGCTTCCACCTCAACGTCAACGTCCTGGACCGGGCCACCCTGGAGGACGCGATGGTGCATCCGGAGAACTACCCGCAACTGACCATCCGGGTCTCGGGGTACGCGGTGAACTTCGTGCGGCTCACCGCGGAGCAGCAGCGCGACGTCATCTCGCGCACCTTCCACGGCGCGCTGTGA
- a CDS encoding phosphoketolase family protein — MTSTQALQGPLTDDELRRLDAYWRAANYLTVGQIYLLDNPLLREPLKPDHIKPRLLGHWGTSPGLNMIYAHTNRQIVNRDLNAIYIIGPGHGGPAIVANTWLEGTYSELYPSVSQDEAGMARLFRQFSFPGGIPSHVAPEVPGSIHEGGELGYSLMHAYGAAFDNPDLTVICVVGDGEAETGPLSASWLSNVFLNPARDGAVLPILHLNGWKIANPTVLDRIDESDLVALFTGSGYEPIIVAGDEPALVHQSLAAAMDQALDTIAAIQRHARSTGDGTRPRWPMIIFRTPKGWTGPREVDGIPVEGTFRSHQVPLAGTRDNPEHLAQLERWLRSYKPEELFDPIGAPVAELTTMPPKGIRRMSANPHANGGELLRDLVLPDYRDYAVDVHHPVHPKREACRVLGEWLRDVARANPDRFRLFGPDEVASNRLGAAFEVSDRAFTARTTEYDEHLSPDGRVMEVLSEHLCQGWLEGYLLTGRHGVFTSYEAFIHVVDSMLNQHAKWLKTTNEIPWRRPIASLNYLLSSHVWRQDHNGFSHQDPGFIDHVVNKKSEVVRVYLPPDANTLLSTMDHCLRSRQYVNVIVAGKQSAPNWLSMEQAALHCRRGLGIWDWASTDAGSEPDVVLAAAGDVPTLETLAAADLLRTHLPDLKVRVVNVVDLMRLQPESEHPHGLSDQEFDTIFTTDQPIVFAYHGYPWLIHRLTYRRTNHGNMHVRGYKEEGTTTTPFDMVMLNDLDRFHLVIDVIDRVPGLGSRAAHLRQAMVDARQQARAYTRTHGEDDPKIAEWTWPTTEAPTNP, encoded by the coding sequence ATGACCTCGACGCAAGCCCTGCAAGGGCCGCTGACCGACGACGAGCTTCGCCGGCTCGACGCGTACTGGCGCGCGGCGAACTACCTCACGGTCGGTCAGATCTATCTGCTCGACAACCCGCTGCTGCGTGAACCGCTGAAGCCGGACCACATCAAGCCCCGGCTGCTCGGGCACTGGGGCACCAGCCCCGGCCTCAACATGATCTACGCCCACACCAACCGGCAGATCGTCAACCGCGACCTCAACGCGATCTACATCATCGGCCCCGGCCACGGCGGCCCGGCCATCGTCGCGAACACCTGGCTGGAGGGTACGTACAGCGAGCTGTACCCGTCGGTCAGCCAGGACGAGGCCGGGATGGCCCGGCTGTTCCGGCAGTTCTCCTTCCCCGGCGGCATCCCCAGCCACGTGGCTCCCGAGGTGCCTGGCTCCATCCACGAGGGCGGCGAGCTCGGCTACTCACTGATGCACGCGTACGGTGCCGCGTTCGACAACCCGGACCTGACCGTGATCTGCGTGGTCGGCGACGGTGAGGCCGAGACCGGCCCGCTGTCGGCGAGCTGGCTGTCCAACGTCTTCCTCAACCCGGCCCGCGACGGCGCGGTGCTGCCGATCCTGCACCTCAACGGCTGGAAGATCGCCAACCCGACCGTGCTGGACCGCATCGACGAGTCCGACCTGGTCGCGCTGTTCACCGGCTCCGGCTACGAGCCGATCATCGTCGCCGGCGACGAGCCCGCGCTGGTGCACCAGAGCCTGGCCGCCGCGATGGACCAGGCCCTCGACACGATCGCGGCGATCCAGCGGCACGCCCGCAGCACCGGTGACGGCACCCGGCCCCGCTGGCCGATGATCATTTTCCGTACGCCGAAGGGCTGGACCGGTCCGCGCGAGGTCGACGGAATCCCGGTCGAGGGCACGTTCCGCTCGCACCAGGTGCCGCTGGCCGGGACCCGCGACAACCCGGAGCACCTGGCCCAGTTGGAGCGCTGGCTGCGCTCGTACAAGCCGGAGGAGCTGTTCGACCCGATCGGCGCGCCCGTGGCCGAGCTGACCACCATGCCGCCCAAGGGCATCCGGCGGATGAGCGCCAACCCGCACGCCAACGGCGGCGAACTGCTGCGCGACCTGGTACTGCCGGACTACCGCGACTACGCGGTCGACGTGCACCACCCCGTGCACCCGAAGCGCGAGGCGTGCCGGGTGCTCGGCGAATGGCTGCGCGACGTGGCCCGCGCGAACCCCGACCGGTTCCGGCTGTTCGGCCCCGACGAGGTGGCCTCCAACCGGCTCGGCGCCGCGTTCGAGGTCAGCGACCGGGCATTCACGGCGCGCACCACCGAGTACGACGAGCACCTCTCCCCCGACGGCCGCGTCATGGAGGTGCTCTCCGAGCACCTGTGCCAGGGCTGGCTGGAGGGTTACCTGCTGACCGGCCGGCACGGCGTGTTCACCAGCTACGAGGCGTTCATCCACGTCGTCGACTCGATGCTCAACCAGCACGCCAAGTGGCTCAAGACCACCAACGAGATCCCGTGGCGGCGCCCGATCGCCTCACTCAACTACCTGCTGTCCAGCCACGTGTGGCGCCAGGACCACAACGGCTTCTCCCACCAGGACCCGGGTTTCATCGACCACGTGGTCAACAAGAAGTCCGAAGTGGTCCGGGTCTACCTGCCGCCGGACGCCAACACGCTGCTGTCCACCATGGACCACTGCCTGCGCAGCCGCCAGTACGTCAACGTGATCGTCGCGGGCAAGCAGTCCGCGCCGAACTGGCTGTCCATGGAACAGGCCGCCCTGCACTGCCGCCGCGGCCTGGGCATCTGGGATTGGGCCAGCACGGACGCGGGCAGCGAGCCGGACGTGGTCCTCGCGGCCGCCGGGGACGTGCCGACGCTGGAGACGCTCGCCGCCGCCGACCTGCTGCGCACCCACCTGCCCGACCTCAAGGTCCGGGTGGTCAACGTCGTGGACCTCATGCGGTTGCAGCCCGAGAGCGAGCACCCGCACGGGCTGTCCGACCAGGAGTTCGACACGATCTTCACCACGGATCAGCCGATCGTCTTCGCGTACCACGGCTACCCGTGGCTGATCCACCGGCTCACCTACCGGCGGACCAACCACGGCAACATGCACGTACGCGGATACAAGGAGGAGGGCACCACCACCACGCCGTTCGACATGGTGATGCTCAACGACCTGGACCGCTTCCACCTGGTCATCGACGTGATCGACCGGGTGCCGGGGCTCGGCTCGCGGGCCGCGCACCTGCGCCAGGCGATGGTCGACGCCCGCCAGCAGGCCCGGGCGTACACCCGGACCCACGGCGAGGACGACCCGAAGATCGCGGAGTGGACGTGGCCGACGACGGAGGCACCCACCAACCCCTGA
- a CDS encoding alpha/beta hydrolase, producing MPLSSRLLAAGAAGLIAAGGLITPAPAAPTAAPEPAATAAAARSAKTSAAEARRVDRVPTPKLDWYSCYQWAQCATAEVPLDYDNPRGRQVTLALVRVRAKDQDRKIGSLFVNPGGPGAQATFMALAAPYFLSEALLERFDIVGVDPRGIGASDQVQCFRDTGKQTRALKPLNTLPFPVGAKQVKSYLKSARKLARGCSTTGRELAGAMSTAEVARDMDVMRRAVGDTKLTYLGFSYGSALGQYYANMFPDRFRALAVDGTINPRAWVGTRKTGKTNQDQRLRSADGAYRALIELLHRCERAGSTKCAFAGPDTVRKFGTIARRLKRKPLNLGEGMTFTYPLFVTVALGALYDTQGGDMLSGMLAELWLLTDPNRSATPDEIDAAGAAMRQRLTARRAQRGFPYDNSLEAYSAVMCTDGRHPASAKGWARQAAAADRRAPYFGRPWAWASVPCARNAWTVRDEDAYTGPFNRRTARPVLIVGSYWDPATNYRDAVKAADLLPNSRLLSSDNWGHTAYGTSACATGHIDRYLLYRDLPKAGTVCHGDVQPYTRVIDKADQSGLEAPFDLSGATPEEIVAHGLPAPGEAKLLPPVDRTPFAG from the coding sequence GTGCCGCTCTCCTCCCGCCTGCTGGCCGCCGGTGCCGCGGGCCTGATCGCCGCCGGGGGCCTCATCACCCCGGCCCCTGCCGCCCCCACCGCCGCGCCGGAGCCGGCCGCCACCGCCGCCGCGGCGCGGTCCGCGAAGACCAGCGCCGCCGAGGCGCGCCGGGTCGACCGGGTCCCCACCCCCAAGCTGGACTGGTACAGCTGCTACCAGTGGGCCCAGTGCGCGACCGCCGAGGTGCCGCTGGACTACGACAACCCCAGGGGACGCCAGGTCACCCTCGCCCTCGTGCGCGTGCGCGCCAAGGACCAGGACCGCAAGATCGGCAGCCTGTTCGTGAACCCCGGCGGCCCCGGCGCCCAGGCGACGTTCATGGCCCTGGCCGCGCCGTACTTCCTCAGCGAAGCGCTGCTGGAGCGCTTCGACATCGTCGGGGTGGATCCGCGCGGCATCGGCGCCAGCGACCAGGTCCAGTGCTTCCGGGACACCGGCAAGCAGACCCGGGCCCTCAAGCCGCTGAACACCCTGCCGTTCCCCGTGGGCGCCAAGCAGGTGAAGTCGTACCTCAAGTCGGCCCGCAAGCTCGCCCGCGGCTGCTCCACCACCGGCCGGGAACTGGCCGGGGCGATGAGCACCGCCGAGGTCGCCCGCGACATGGACGTCATGCGCCGCGCGGTCGGCGACACCAAGCTCACCTACCTCGGCTTCAGCTACGGCTCCGCGCTCGGCCAGTACTACGCCAACATGTTCCCGGACCGGTTCCGGGCCCTCGCGGTCGACGGCACCATCAACCCGCGCGCCTGGGTCGGCACCCGGAAGACCGGCAAGACCAACCAGGACCAGCGGCTGCGTTCGGCCGACGGCGCGTACCGGGCGCTGATCGAACTGCTGCACCGCTGCGAGCGCGCCGGCAGCACCAAGTGCGCCTTCGCCGGCCCGGACACGGTGCGCAAGTTCGGCACCATCGCCCGCCGGCTCAAGCGCAAGCCGCTGAACCTCGGCGAGGGCATGACGTTCACGTACCCCCTGTTCGTCACGGTCGCCCTGGGGGCGCTCTACGACACCCAGGGCGGCGACATGCTCTCGGGCATGCTGGCCGAGCTGTGGCTGCTGACCGATCCGAACCGCTCCGCCACGCCGGACGAGATCGACGCGGCCGGCGCCGCCATGCGCCAGCGGCTCACCGCGCGGCGTGCGCAGCGGGGCTTCCCGTACGACAACTCGCTCGAGGCGTACTCCGCCGTCATGTGCACCGACGGGCGGCACCCGGCGTCGGCGAAGGGCTGGGCCCGGCAGGCGGCCGCGGCCGACCGGCGCGCCCCCTACTTCGGGCGGCCCTGGGCGTGGGCCAGCGTGCCCTGCGCCCGCAACGCGTGGACCGTACGCGACGAGGACGCCTACACCGGGCCGTTCAACCGGCGTACCGCCCGGCCCGTGCTGATCGTGGGCAGCTACTGGGACCCGGCCACCAACTACCGCGACGCGGTCAAGGCCGCCGACCTGCTGCCCAACAGCCGCCTGCTGAGCAGCGACAACTGGGGCCACACCGCGTACGGCACGTCGGCGTGCGCCACCGGCCACATCGACCGCTACCTGCTGTACCGGGACCTGCCGAAGGCCGGCACGGTGTGCCACGGCGACGTCCAGCCGTACACCAGGGTGATCGACAAGGCGGACCAGTCCGGCCTTGAGGCGCCGTTCGACCTGAGCGGCGCCACCCCGGAGGAGATCGTCGCCCACGGCCTGCCCGCACCGGGCGAGGCCAAGCTGCTGCCGCCGGTGGACCGTACGCCGTTCGCCGGCTGA
- a CDS encoding MerR family transcriptional regulator, with protein MTYDSVIVVGMWTMDELVERVRLALAAQYPGAPNGRIRDLPDRRAIRWYATTGLVDRPAAMRGRTALYGPRHLLQLVALKRRQAAGRSLAEIQAELAGAGDAQLAEIARIPPDLLAGADPATSAEPPRTRFWADPPAPPSRARPAPAPPETVLPTETALPTEAALPTETALAAGTPLPTEAALAAGTPLAGVALGGGAVLLVPGSPRAADLADIATAAQPLIDLLATRGLLATNDGSPR; from the coding sequence GTGACATATGACAGTGTCATTGTGGTGGGCATGTGGACGATGGACGAGCTGGTGGAGCGCGTACGCCTGGCCCTGGCGGCGCAGTACCCCGGCGCGCCCAACGGCCGCATCCGGGATCTGCCCGACCGCCGGGCGATCCGGTGGTACGCCACCACCGGGCTGGTCGACCGCCCCGCCGCGATGCGCGGGCGCACGGCGCTCTACGGGCCCCGCCACCTGCTGCAACTCGTGGCGCTCAAGCGGCGCCAGGCGGCGGGACGCAGCCTCGCCGAGATCCAGGCCGAGCTGGCCGGCGCCGGTGACGCCCAGCTCGCCGAGATCGCCCGGATCCCGCCGGACCTGCTAGCCGGGGCCGACCCGGCCACCAGCGCCGAGCCGCCACGGACCCGGTTCTGGGCGGACCCCCCAGCACCGCCAAGCCGGGCTCGGCCCGCACCGGCACCGCCCGAGACGGTGCTGCCCACCGAGACGGCGCTGCCCACCGAGGCGGCGCTGCCCACCGAGACGGCGCTGGCCGCCGGAACGCCGCTGCCCACCGAGGCGGCGCTGGCCGCCGGAACGCCGCTGGCCGGGGTGGCGCTCGGTGGCGGGGCGGTGCTGCTGGTGCCGGGCAGCCCGCGCGCCGCCGACCTCGCCGACATCGCCACCGCCGCCCAACCCCTGATCGACCTGCTCGCCACTCGCGGCCTGCTCGCCACCAACGATGGGAGTCCCCGATGA
- the pflA gene encoding pyruvate formate-lyase-activating protein, translating to MTTALKRIVGAVHSYDVSVGVDGPGTRFVAFLAGCPLRCLYCHSPDTWYRRSGTATTVDELMAKVHRYERFVKIARGGVTLSGGDPLQQPDFVRAVFQACKAVDLHTALDTSGFLDERADDELLDATDLVLLDVKSGDAQTYRKVTRTGRLAPTVRFAHRLAERGTPIWVRFVLVPGLTDAVDNVAAVADIVAGVGTVERVEVLPFHTLGAPKYAALGLDYPLKDTPSPSPELLDRVRGQFRERGLFVT from the coding sequence GTGACCACAGCGCTGAAACGGATCGTCGGCGCCGTCCACTCCTACGACGTGTCCGTCGGGGTGGACGGCCCCGGCACCCGGTTCGTGGCGTTCCTCGCCGGTTGCCCGCTGCGCTGCCTCTACTGCCACAGCCCGGACACCTGGTACCGGCGTAGCGGCACCGCCACCACGGTGGACGAACTCATGGCGAAGGTCCACCGGTACGAGCGCTTCGTCAAGATCGCGCGGGGCGGTGTCACCCTGTCCGGCGGCGACCCGCTGCAGCAGCCCGACTTCGTCCGCGCGGTGTTCCAGGCCTGCAAGGCCGTGGACCTGCACACCGCGCTGGACACCAGCGGCTTCCTCGACGAACGCGCGGACGACGAGCTGCTGGACGCCACCGATCTGGTGCTGCTGGACGTGAAATCCGGCGACGCGCAGACGTACCGGAAGGTGACCCGGACCGGGCGGCTGGCGCCGACGGTCCGCTTCGCGCACCGGCTGGCCGAACGGGGCACCCCGATCTGGGTGCGTTTCGTGCTCGTACCCGGGCTCACGGACGCCGTGGACAACGTGGCCGCGGTGGCCGACATCGTGGCCGGGGTGGGCACGGTCGAACGGGTCGAGGTGCTGCCGTTCCACACCCTCGGCGCGCCGAAGTACGCGGCGCTCGGGCTGGACTACCCGCTCAAGGACACCCCGAGCCCAAGCCCCGAACTGCTCGACCGGGTTCGCGGGCAGTTCCGCGAGCGTGGCCTCTTCGTCACCTGA